Sequence from the Dehalococcoidia bacterium genome:
GAGGATCGTGTTCACGGCCTCGATCTCCCGCGGGGCAGTAGCGCGCACCGTTGGCAGGATTGCCTTCCCGGGCGCGCTCAAGACGCTCGCCGTGCCGGCTACCGTGCCGTCGGCTAGCGGGTAATAGTCGACGGGGTTTATGGCGGTCAGGACCTCGAGCGCCGCGGGGTCGACCTGCTGGCCGGGGAGCACCCAGCCGCTAACGTTCACGGAGCTGGCCGTCCGGCGCAGCACGGCGACGTTGGACGGCACCTCGCTCACCTGGCCCTTGGCCGCGGCGCCGTTGTTGACCAGCGTCGCCGAGGCGATGCGCTGCCATTTCCCGCCGCGATAGGTGTAGAGCCCGATGTTACGCCCGTCGGAGACGGGCTCTTCCAGGCTTACTGTCAGCTCGACAGGCCCCTGCTCCTGCGAAGCCTCCAGCGTGCGCAGGCGGCTGAGCGCCTCGTAGCCTTCGGGGACCTTGGGCAGGCGGGCGTTCGTCGATCCCGGCGCGGTGGGCGCCGCGGGCTGATTGCCGTCTCCGAACAGGGAGCCGCCGAACAGGACGAAGCCGAGCAGCAGCAGGCCAAGAGCGCCCATGGCCAGCAGGACGCCACGCGCAGTCCTGTCCCGGGCAGCGGACGACTCGAGAATCCGGTCGAATGGGCCCGGCTCGCTCAACGCTCGCCCACCTCCACGGTGACTTCCAGGGGCCTGCCGTCTCGCAGTAGTTGCAAGGCCACGCGGTCCCGCGGGTTGAAACGCGCCAGGGCGTTGAGGAACGGCAGGTCTTCGTTCAGCTCGAAGCGGCCCATGCGGAGGATGATGTCTCCCGGACGTATGCCCGCGGCCTGGGCCGGGCTGCCCTCGACCACCCTCCGCACGAGCGCGCCGCGGTCGACTCGCAAGTTCAGGTCAAAGGCGACATCGGAGTCCAGCTCCAGGTGTTCGATGCCCAAGTATGGCCGCGTGTACTTCCCGCGCTCGATGATCGACCTGACGATCGGCTCCATCGTGCGGCTGGATATCGCGAAGGCGATGCCGTAGACGTTCTCGGTCGCGCCGACGCGCCTGACGACGTTCGTCGTCAGGCCTACCATCTCGCCACTCGTTGTGATCAGGGGGCCTCCGGAGTTACCGGCGTTTATCGCCGCGTCCGTCTGGATCAGGTCTTCCATGAACACCTGCTCCCGCAAGTATCGCCGGCCGAGGCCGCTCACCACGCCAGTCGTCACGCTGTTGCGGAGTTCGAAAAGGGCGCTGCCGATGGCGATCACGGTCTGGCCCAGCTTGAGCCGGCTCGAGTCCCCGAACGGCAACACCTTGAGGTTGCCGGGTGGTATCTGGAGCACAGCCAGGTCGCTGAAGGGGGCATCGTCGGACACGAGCCGCGCCGGCCGCTCCTCGCCATTCAGGAACACCACACTCAACTGTCCCGGCTCGTGGATGACATGCTCATTCGTGACCACATACCCGCGCGCGTCGACTACGACGCCCGTGCCGACGCTCACGCTCTCGACCAGCCGCCCCTGTTCGTCCCGGCGCGGCGGCTTCTGATTTATGACCGTGACCACCGCCGGGCCAGCCGCCTCGACGGCTTGAGTGACGGCATCCTCTTCGCTCGTGATGACTCGCCGCTCGACCAGGCCGGGCGCGGCCGGCCCGGAGTCCTCGCCTTCGCCCCCGAAGAACAGGCTCACCATGGCGCCCGAGGCAGCGCCACCCGCGAACGCGGCGGCTACTACGACGGCTAGGTACCAGGCTGCCGGCGAGCGTCTGGCCGCCGGAGGCGAGGGTGCGGGGTCCATCCCAACTCCACTCATTGATAAGTTACCTTATCAATTGCCGCGGCATTGTAGCATGCGGCCGGGCCTGCTCCCAACCGAAAGTCGTTCGCGACTGGTGTTGATTGACTTTGTCGATAGCCGAAACCTAGAATATCCTGTCATCTCGAAGGCTACAGGGCCAATTCTTGGTCCCCGGCACTGCCACCGGAGCCGGGGCCGGTTTTTGATCCAGGAGTAACGTTTGGCGAAGGTACACGAATACGAGCTTGTGGTTATCCTCAGTCCGGAACTGACGGACGAAAGCCTCACATCCGGCATCGAAAGGGTGCAGGAGGCGATCTCCTCACGGGGTGGTGAGGTCATCGACGTGAGCACCTGGGGCCGCCGCCGGCTTGCCTACCCGATCAAGCGGCACCTGGAAGGCACCTACGTCGTAACGCAGTTGAAGATGGACCCCGCTCAGGTGAGAGACCTGGAGAACAGCTTGCGCATCTCAGAGGACGTGATCCGGCACCTCGTCGTGCGCAGGGACGAGTAAGCGGGGCCGGAAGTCCCGCTTGGGACGAAGGGACACGCGCATGGCGGACGGGCTAAACAAGGTAATGCTCATCGGCAACCTCGGCGCGGACCCGGAGATGCGGTTCACCGCCAACGGCAGCGCCGTCACGAACTTTCGCCTGGCCGTGGGGCGGAGCTTCCGCACACCAGAGGGCGAACGACGGGACGAGACCGAATGGTTCACCGTCGTCTGCTGGAACAAGCTAGCGGAGATCGTCGGGCAGCACCTGCGCAAGG
This genomic interval carries:
- a CDS encoding single-stranded DNA-binding protein; the protein is MADGLNKVMLIGNLGADPEMRFTANGSAVTNFRLAVGRSFRTPEGERRDETEWFTVVCWNKLAEIVGQHLRKGRKVYVEGRLQTRSWDGPDGQKRYRTEVIANQVLYLDPAGGAPLSDDAGGDLEPEDLPFD
- a CDS encoding trypsin-like peptidase domain-containing protein, whose product is MDPAPSPPAARRSPAAWYLAVVVAAAFAGGAASGAMVSLFFGGEGEDSGPAAPGLVERRVITSEEDAVTQAVEAAGPAVVTVINQKPPRRDEQGRLVESVSVGTGVVVDARGYVVTNEHVIHEPGQLSVVFLNGEERPARLVSDDAPFSDLAVLQIPPGNLKVLPFGDSSRLKLGQTVIAIGSALFELRNSVTTGVVSGLGRRYLREQVFMEDLIQTDAAINAGNSGGPLITTSGEMVGLTTNVVRRVGATENVYGIAFAISSRTMEPIVRSIIERGKYTRPYLGIEHLELDSDVAFDLNLRVDRGALVRRVVEGSPAQAAGIRPGDIILRMGRFELNEDLPFLNALARFNPRDRVALQLLRDGRPLEVTVEVGER
- the rpsF gene encoding 30S ribosomal protein S6; protein product: MAKVHEYELVVILSPELTDESLTSGIERVQEAISSRGGEVIDVSTWGRRRLAYPIKRHLEGTYVVTQLKMDPAQVRDLENSLRISEDVIRHLVVRRDE